The Vigna radiata var. radiata cultivar VC1973A chromosome 6, Vradiata_ver6, whole genome shotgun sequence DNA segment GTCCATGAGCCGTTGGTAAGTTGCGCCAGCATTTTTTAGACCGAACGACATCACCTCATAGTAGTAGTTGGCATGCTCAGTTATGAAAGTTGTTTTCTCCTGGTCCGGGACGTGCATGGGGATTTGGTTGTATCCTGAATAGGCATCAAGAAAGCTTAAGACCGCGTGTCCCGAAGCACCGTCTACTAACCGGTCAATGCTGGGAAGGGGATAGTTATCCTTGGGACAGGCTTTATTGAGATCGGTAAAGTCGACACATTCGCCACTGACCATTTGCTTTCTTTACCATCACAACGTTTGCGAGCCAAGTGGTGTACCGGATTTCCCGGACGAACCCGACCTTTACTAGTTTGTTCACCTCGTTCTGCACGGCTTCCCTTTTGTCGTTACCAAGTCGCCGCTTTTTCTGAGCTACCGGACGGGCTTCACGAAATATCGATAGCTTGTGAGTGATCACACTGGGGTGAATTCCTGGCATGTCAGAGGCGGCCCATGCAAAAAGTTTGTTGTTTGACTTCAGCAGTGTGGTCAGGTCTTTTTCTTGTTCCGGCGTCAGGCCAGCGCCAATGGAGGTGGTTTGGTCGGCATTTTTGCCGAGGATGAACTGTTTGGTTTCCCCCTGGGGTTGGATGCGATCATCAATGTTGGTCCTAGGATCCAAATCGACCAGTATTGCTTCAGAccgtttttctttaaaatatggCTTAGCCTTCAAAGCAGCCGCGTTGTGGTCGTGGGTTcgagccccacggtgggcgccaaaatgtttcggtataaATTTCAGGACCGAAGGACTAACCTTGATGACGTCGNNNNNNNNNNNNNNNNNNNNNNNNNNNNNNNNNNNNNNNNNNNNNNNNNNNNNNNNNNNNNNNNNNNNNNNNNNNNNNNNNNNNNNNNNNNNNNNNNNNNNNNNNNNNNNNNNNNNNNNNNNNNNNNNNNNNNNNNNNNNNNNNNNNNNNNNNNNNNNNNNNNNNNNNNNNNNNNNNNNNNNNNNNNNNNNNNNNNNNNNNNNNNNNNNNNNNNNNNNNNNNNNNNNNNNNNNNNNNNNNNNNNNNNNNNNNNNNNNNNNNNNNNNNNNNNNNNNNNNNNNNNNNNNNNNNNNNNNNNNNNNNNNNNNNNNNNNNNNNNNNNNNNNNNNNNNNNNNNNNNNNNNNNNNNNNNNNNNNNNNNNNNNAACCCTCTGTGAGAGAGGATTGATAAAGTATGATGAAGAATATGCTGTATGAATTATCAGTAAAGTGTATCGGAAAAACGTACTTGTTTTGAATCCTCCAGCCTTTACTTATAGGCTTTGGGTTGATAtaagataaacaaaatataaacagaataacaataaatataaacggTCTTACTTAGCATATCTTTGTTTCTGTTAGGATATATCTGatagatatatttaaaatatatctggATGATATATTTTTGTGGATACCGTTTACGTCGGCATTGGGCCTTGAGTCCAGTAAGATTGTGGCGCTATGGTGGGCTGTTGGCCCAAAAAGGCCGTTCGGTTCCGGCCGTTGAAAGCATACTACCttacatataataattttatttatttcttattcttaTATAAACAAATACTCATGAGGTTGGAAATGATGattatataaatgtgataattatATTAGTTAGGTTCCATTTGACgaaagataaacaaaataatttattgattggAATCATTTGATGTAACACAAAGAAGTTTGGAATTTGATAATGATATAAGagtgaaatttttaattgataactTGGGTGCCAAATTGTGAGGAACTATTAATGAGACAAATAATAATTCTCTTATCACTGTAATAGTAAATTTAAGTAGAAATGTAATATTTGaatcaatgataaaaaaaaaaaaaaaagtgtataatGAAAAATGTAGACTTaataatcatcataaaaaattatcttgaaGACTCTAAGTAcgtacattttattttccttatttacACGCCTTAAACAATGTTGCTATTTTAtacatgaaaattttaaaataaaatgataatatttatgattgctaaatgaaaatataaaagaatgatAGTGTCAAATTATCATCATCCTTAAGGCTGCATGGGATTTTCATCCAACGTGGGCTATACATTGGGTTCGGCCACTTCAAATGTTCAATTGCTATCTCCACCTCTATATTTTCTCCTCACACCTTCCGATTACAATCTAATggtgaaaattaattttaaaaattcttacACTTTTAGAAAATAACTTTCAGAATGTGTCAAAAAGCCCCTATTTTATGTGCGTTTAAAGCTTAAAAGCTAATTTGGTTATTGCAGTGCTTATAGAAGTGCGGATGCGAATCATACAGGcgcagaaagaaaaaaatcgaTATTTTAATGCAAAGCCCAAAGTCATTGTATGAAAGGAGAATGCTTTTTGCAACTTATTTCCTCAACGTGGATTAGCCTTATTGGTTGTTGCGGTGTTTTTGGAGGTGCGAATGGAGTTCCTAGagatgcaaaaagaaaaattccatATTCTGTTGCTAAGCCCATCcgtcaaataatatttaaaataatttctttgaacaaataaatattaaaaaaaaatcagttacCAAATTTTGGATGATTATTAAAATGCACCTTATCCAAAttcatttgaagaaaatatatagGTGGAAAAAGCAATTGAACATTTGAAGAGGCTGAAGCCGATGTATAGCCCATGTTGGATGAAAAACCCATACGGAATTAATAATATCATGGGCCAAGCCCACTCAATCTTATTGGATACTCATTCAAGTTATTCTTGATGGTTCCCTGAAAAGATGGCGATTAATCAGCACAAGTTTCCCAGTAGGTTGCCCCTCGGATTCGTGAGCCATGTCTAAGTCAAAGAGATTCTTGTAATGGAACATCTAAACTACGAATACTGTCAACAGTTTTCAATCCCGTGCTTGCTGAAAACGATGCAAAGAAGAAATTTGGGCATTTGAGGAATAAACAACGAGATCCATGATTCTTAAATGAACGGAAAGAGCCAATTTCTAGTGCTGAATCATTACTTTATCAACACAACAACTCAACATGGGTCAATCTAAAAGGATTGTAGTATGTTATTTAAAtccttaaaattgaaattaggtgGTAGCGTTGGAGTATCCGAGAAAGAAGTAAAATTGGAGATATGGCATGCATACATAAGACAATGTGTTTTTGGTTACAGATTAGCGTAAAAAGGGTCAAAAATTGAAGTAGATGATAGAATGAGAGAATAAGCATATATAGTAGtagaaatgaagaagaagtgaTGAGTCAGAGGTGAGAGGAACGCATGAAAAGGTGGTAATTGTCAACGGCGGAAGTGGGGACAGCGACCATGACCTTCACACTAACACACTCATCTCTCACCGGCAAGAACAAACAGTACCTATCGCAGCAAACGGGTCCCACGTGCCAAGCCTTTCCCAAACCCACGTCAATATTCTCCAACCCTAGCCTCGACCACTGCGACACTATCAACACCCCAACCGGGTCGGGGCACCCTTTCCTCTCCCACACCCACTCCATCACCTCCCTCACGTGCTCTTTCCCCACCCTCTCCTTCGCCCGCTTCACCAAACCCGACCCGAACCCCACCCCTTTCTCTTCTAACTCCCTCGCACTCGTCTCCGCACACCCTAAAACAAACGCGTTCCCGTAATACCCTTCGGGCAAACCCGGCTTCAAACGGTTCCGCACGTTTATACTGAAAACCAGCTTTAGTTTCTGGTTCCCCGGAAACCCTATCGCTCTCGCCCAGCTTCTCCACACGTGCGCCGCCAGTACCTCGAACGAAGTGTACCGCGCCGCCTCGCCGTCTTCGCTCGTGCACTGCGCCACTCGCTTTAGCTCGTTCAGCCGCGTCTTGTCGAACGTAATCGACGTTGGTTTTAGCCCGGTTGAGACCTTGTTCATGAAGCTGCATAGGTCCGGGACTCTGCTAAACTCGGGATGACTGGCTGAATCCACCCGCCTCTCCTCCCCGCGAGGTGGTTTCAGAAGGTGACGCTCCCAAACCGGTTTCTGGATGCGCATGTAACTCGTCTCGCGTCTCTCGTTAGCCAACTCGGCGAAGTGGTTGAGAAACTCCGCGCTGCCGATGCCGTCGCAGAGGCAGTGGTTGATCCCGATGGCTATAGCGGCGGCGCCGTCGACGAGCCAGGTCAGCTGAACCACCAGCGGCGGGGATCCCTTGAGCACGTCTGCCACGTGGAGCGACAACAACGGCCTCCATTGCGTAACTGTTTTAGGCGCTTTTTCAAAGTCGTTGGCCTTGTAACGGACAGCGAAGGCTTCTATGAACACCGCGCCTTGGGCCGCGCACACCACCTCCAGACCCGGGCCTTCGGGCTTGGGCCTGACCCTGCCCGCAAAGGGGTAGTAGGGAACCAAGGCTCTGGATAATGCCGATTTTAGACGAGCCGTGGTATTAGGCTGGTCCAGCCCAGGGGAGGGCTTGTAGACTAACAGATACTCTATGGTGAAACGAAGGAAGAGTTGCGAATCAAGCGCTGATAGAGCGAGCACGCAGCGTGG contains these protein-coding regions:
- the LOC106764046 gene encoding omega-hydroxypalmitate O-feruloyl transferase, with translation MGTSVRVKEASVITPSEPTPRCVLALSALDSQLFLRFTIEYLLVYKPSPGLDQPNTTARLKSALSRALVPYYPFAGRVRPKPEGPGLEVVCAAQGAVFIEAFAVRYKANDFEKAPKTVTQWRPLLSLHVADVLKGSPPLVVQLTWLVDGAAAIAIGINHCLCDGIGSAEFLNHFAELANERRETSYMRIQKPVWERHLLKPPRGEERRVDSASHPEFSRVPDLCSFMNKVSTGLKPTSITFDKTRLNELKRVAQCTSEDGEAARYTSFEVLAAHVWRSWARAIGFPGNQKLKLVFSINVRNRLKPGLPEGYYGNAFVLGCAETSARELEEKGVGFGSGLVKRAKERVGKEHVREVMEWVWERKGCPDPVGVLIVSQWSRLGLENIDVGLGKAWHVGPVCCDRYCLFLPVRDECVSVKVMVAVPTSAVDNYHLFMRSSHL